The genomic window TCGGTCCGCCGGACGCAGCGGACCTCGACGGCCGCAACAGCATCGTCAACGCCTGCATCTACCGCCACGGATCCCGCAGCTCGACGCTCACCTCGCTCGAGGACACCTTCCGCGCACTCCATGAGACCCCGGACGGCGTCGCGTGGATCGGGCTCTACCGGCCCGACGCGGGCGAGCTCGGCGTCCTGGCGGCGGAGTTCGGTCTCCACCCGCTCGCCGTCGAGGACGCCATCACCGCGCACCAGCGGCCGAAGATCGAGCGGTACGACGACGTCCTGTTCGTCGTCCTCAGGGCCGCCAACTACGTCGACGAGACCGAGACCGTCGAGTTCGGCGAACTGCACGTCTTCGTCGGCCCGAACTTCGTCATCACGCTGCGGCACGCCGAGTCCCCCGACCTCTCGCACGTGCGGGCGCGGATGGAGCAGGAGCACGAACTCCTCGCCTACGGTCCGCAGGCCATCCTGTACGCCATCATCGACGCCGTCGTCGACGGCTACGGCCCGGTGGTCGCCGGGCTCTCGAACGACATCGACGAGATCGAAGAGCAGGTCTTCGTCGGCGAGTCCCAGGTCTCCCGCCGGATCTACCAGCTCTCCCGCGAGGTCATCGCCTTCGAGCGGGCGACGCACCCGCTCAGCGATGTGATGCTGTCGCTCGAACAGGGCAGCGCGAAGTACGGCGTCGCCGACGAACTGCAACGCGGCCTCCGCGACGTCGCCGACCACCTCACGAGCGTCAACCAGCGGATCGACGCCTACCGGGAGCTGTTGCGCGACATCCTGACCGTGAACAGCACCCTCGTCGGTCAACGCCAGAACGAGGAGATGGCGAAGATGACCGAGGCGAGCCTCAAGCAGGGCGACGAAGTGAAGAAGATCTCCTCCTGGGCCGCCATCCTGTTCGGCCCGAGTCTCATCGCGGGGATCTACGGCATGAACTTCACCCACATGCCGGAGTTGTCATGGTGGTTCGGCTACCCGATGGCGCTCGCGCTCATGGCCACCACGAGCGTCATCCTCTACAAGGTGTTCAAACGTCGGAACTGGTTGTGAACACCCGGTGTCACCCGGTCGTCGCGCAGATGTCCGGCCTCTCTCGACGTCGAGACAGTTAGGCCAGCCTTAGCGGCGGGACGGCGCATCCCCCGCCTACACTTGGTCCAGCGCGCCGATTCGACGCACGGCAGGCAACAACCCCCGCACGGCAGAACGATCTGCCGCAGATAGCGACTATCAGGGAGGACCTCGTGACCGCGAGTCTCACGCGAACGTCACCGTTGGAATCCACGACATCCAAACGCCCGGCCGGCACCCTGTACCGGGGCCGTGAGGGCATGTGGTCGTGGGTGCTCCACCGGATCACCGGCGTCGCCATCTTCTTCTTCCTCCTCGTGCACGTCCTCGACACCGCGCTGGTGCGGGTCTCCCCCGAGGCGTACAACGCGGTCATCGGCACGTACAAGAACCCCATCATGGGGCTCGGTGAGGTCGCACTCGTCGCCGCCATCGCCTACCACGCGTACAACGGCATCCGCATCATCCTCATCGACTTCTGGTCGAAGGGCACCAAGTACCAGCGGCCCATGTTCTGGATCGTCATCGGTCTCTGGGTCGTGACGATGCTGGGCTTCACGCCGCGCCACCTGATCAACGTGTTCAGCGAGATGGGCCACTGATGACGACGATCGCCGCTCCCCGCACCCCCGCTCGTCCCGCGCGCCGCAAGGGCGTCAACTGGGAGAAGTGGGGCTGGATCTACATGCGCGTCTCCGGCGTGATCCTGCTGGTCCTCATCTTCGGCCACCTGTTCGTCAACCTCATGGTGGGTGACGGCATCAAGGCCATCGACTTCGCCTTCGTCGGCGGCAAGCTCTCGAACCCCTTCTGGCAGTGGTGGGACGTCGCCATGTTGTGGCTCGCGCTGATCCACGGCGGCAACGGCATGCGCACCATCGTCAACGACTACGCCACGGGTCGCACGATCCGCGGCGTCCTCAAGGTCGCGATCCTCGCCGCCGTCACCATCCTCATCATCCTCGGGACCCTGGTCGTCTTCACCTTCGACCCGTGCCCCGCCGGCGCACCTGCAGACCTGCTCGCGTCGTTCTGCCCCGCCAACTGAGCAACCGAGACCGAGCAACGGAAACCGTGACTACAGAAACCACCGAGTCCACCGTCATCGACGGCATCCACTACCACCAGTTCGACATCGTGATCGTCGGTGCCGGCGGTGCCGGCATGCGCGCCGCGATCGAGGCCGGCCCCGGAGCGAAGACGGCCGTCATCTCCAAGCTCTACCCGACGCGGTCCCACACGGGAGCGGCGCAGGGCGGTATGGCCGCTGCGCTCGCGAACGTCGAGGAGGACAGCTGGGAGTGGCACACCTTCGACACCATCAAGGGCGGCGACTACCTCGTCGACCAAGATGCTGCGGAGATCCTCGCGAAGGAGGCCATCGACGCGGTCATCGACCTCGAGAACATGGGTCTGCCGTTCAACCGCACCCCCGAGGGCAAGATCGACCAGCGTCGCTTCGGCGGCCACACCCGCGACCACGGCAAGGCTCCGGTCCGCCGCGCCTGCTACGCGGCAGACCGCACCGGCCACATGATCCTGCAGACGCTGTTCCAGAACTGCGTCCGCCTCGGCATCAACTTCTTCAACGAGTACTACGCACTCGACCTGATCATGACGAACGTCGACGGCGTCGACAAGCCGTCCGGTGTGGTCGCGTACGAGCTCTCCACCGGCGAGATCCACGTCTTCCAGGCGAAGGCGGTCATCTTCGCCACCGGTGGCTTCGGCAAGATCTACAAGACGACCTCGAACGCCCACACCCTCACGGGCGACGGCGTCGGGATCATCTGGCGCAAGGGTCTCCCGCTCGAGGACATGGAGTTCTTCCAGTTCCACCCCACCGGCCTCGCCGGTCTCGGCATCCTCCTCACCGAGGGAGCCCGAGGCGAGGGTGCGATCCTCCGGAACGCGAGCGGTGAACGCTTCATGGAGCGGTACGCGCCGACCATCAAGGACCTCGCCCCGCGAGACATCGTCGCGCGCTGCATGGTCCAGGAGGTCGCGGAAGGCCGCGGTGCCGGACCGAACAAGGACTACGTCTACCTCGACTGCACCCACCTCGGTGCCGAGGTCCTCGAGACCAAGCTGCCCGACATCACCGAGTTCGCGCGCACCTACCTCGGCGTCGACCCGGTGACGGAGCCCGTCCCGGTCATGCCGACGGCGCACTACGCCATGGGCGGCATCCCGACGAACGTCAAGGCCGAGGTCCTGAGCGACAACAACACCGTCGTCCCCGGCCTGTACGCGGCCGGCGAGTGCGCGTGCGTGTCCGTCCACGGCTCGAACCGACTCGGCACGAACTCCCTCCTCGACATCAACGTGTTCGGCAAGCGCGCCGGCAACAACGCCGTCGAGTACGTCCAGAGCGTCGACTTCACGCCCCTGCCCGAGAACCCCGCCGGTTTCGTCTCCGGCCTCATCGAGCAGATGCGGAACTCCAACGGCACCGAGCGGATCTCCACGATCCGCAAGGAACTCCAGGAGGAGATGGACCGCAACGCCCAGGTGTTCCGGACGGACGAGTCCCTCGCCGGAGTCACCGCCACCATCCACAACCTGCGCGAGCGGTACCAGAACATCGCCGTCCAGGACAAGGGCAAGCGTTTCAACACCGACCTCCTCGAGGCGATCGAGCTGGGCTTCCTGCTCGACCTCGCCGAGGTCGTCGTCTACTCCGCTCGCAACCGTCAGGAGAGCCGCGGCGGTCACATGCGCGACGACTACCCGAAGCGCGACGACGAGAACTACATGAAGCACACGATGGCGTACCTGTCCGGCGACCCGCACTCGTCCGACGCGGCCGACCACATCCGGCTCGACTGGAAGCCCGTGGTCATCACGCGGTACCAGCCGATGGAGAGGAAGTACTAGCGATGAGCACTGCAACGCTCGAGAACCCGCCGGCCGCGGCACCGGAGGAGATCCAGTCCTTCACGGTCACCCTGATCATCCGTCGGTTCGACCCGGACGTGGACGCCGAGCCGCGCTGGGAGGACTTCGACGTCGAGATGTTCCCGACGGACCGCATCCTGGACGCGCTCCACAAGATCAAGTGGGAACAGGACGGGACCCTCACCTTCCGTCGCTCCTGCGCACACGGCATCTGCGGCTCCGACGCCATGCGGATCAACGGCCGGAACCGCCTCGCCTGCAAGACGCTGATCAAGGACCTCGACATCTCGAAGCCGATCTACGTCGAGGCGATCAAGGGTCTGCCGCTCGAGAAGGACCTCGTCGTCGACATGGACCCCTTCTTCGCGTCGTTCCGCGAGGTGCAGCCGTTCCTCATGCCCGGCAAGCCCGCGGAGAAGAACAAGGAGCGCGTGCAGTCGGTCGCCGAGCGTGCCCGCTTCGACGACACCACGAAGTGCATCCTGTGCGCCGCGTGCACCTCGTCGTGCCCCGTCTTCTGGACCGACGGCCAGTACTTCGGCCCGGCGGCGATCGTGAACGCGCACCGCTTCATCTTCGACTCCCGCGACGACGCCTCGCAGGTCCGCCTGGACATCCTCAACGACCAGGAGGGCGTGTGGCGCTGCCGCACCACCTTCAACTGCACCGAGGCGTGCCCCCGCGGCATCCAGGTCACGCAGGCGATCGCCGAGGTCAAGCAGGCCATGATCTCCGGCAAGGTCTCCTAGCCCACACCCGGTTCATCCGTCCGGCCCAGCGCACCGCGCTGGGCCGGACGTGTTCGTGCGGGAGGATCCGTGCATCGAGCGACGTCAGGCCAGCGCGGCAGCTCTCGCTTCAGCAGGCGACGCGGCGCTCAGGGCGTCCATCGCCATGGCGCGAGCTGCCTCGAGCGTGTAGCGGCGCAGCTCGCTCCGGACGTCGCCGAGCGCGGCCGGGGTGACCGAGAGACTCGTCGCCCCGAGGCCGACGAGCACGACCGCGAGGGCCGGATCCGCTGCCGCCTCCCCACAGACGCCGATCGAGCGCCCTGAGGCGAGACCGGCGTCACCGACGAGCTTGACGAGCCGCAGCACGGCCGGGTGCCACGGATCCTGGTACGAGCCGAGGGGCCCGAGGAGACGGTCCGCCGCGAGCGTGTACTGCGTCAGGTCGTTGGTCCCGATGCTCACGAAGTCCGCGACCCCGAGGATCTGCGCGGCGAGCAGCGCACTCGACGGCACCTCGATCATCGCCCCGACCGTGCGCAGCCCGAGCCGCTTGGCGAGCGTCACGAACGCCGCGGCTTCGGGAAGGTCGGCGATCATCGGGGCCATCACCCAGAGGTCCGCCTCGTGGGCGTCCTGTGCGAGCGCGAGCGCCGTGAGCTGGTCTCGGAGCACCTCGTCATGAGCGCGGAGCGCCCGGATGCCCCGCACCCCGAGCGCCGGATTGGGCTCGGCGTCGTCCGGTCGGAGGAAGGCGAGCGGCTTGTCGGCTCCGGCGTCGAACACCCGGACGACGACGCGCTTCCCCGGGAACGCCGCGAGCAACTCGCCGTAGCGGTCAGCCTGTTCGGCGACGCCAGGCGCCTCCGCGCGATCGAGGAAGAGGAGCTCGGTGCGGAACAGCCCGACCCCTTCGGCGCCGAGGGCCAGGGCACCGGGCGCGCCGGCGACGGACCCGAGGTTCGCGAGCAGGGGCACCGGGGTGCCGTCGGCGAGTTCGCCCGGCGAGCGCGGTGAGACCCGCACGCGCTCGGCCGCGGTGGACCGGGCCGACCGCACCTCGCGCTTCGTCGGCGACCCCGTGACGACCCCGGCTCCGGCGTCGACGAGGACGATCTCACCGTCCTCGAACTGCTCGGCTCCGGCGACGCCCACGACGGCGATGAGCGACTGCTCGCGCGCGAGGATGGCCGTGTGCGAGGTCGCCGAGCCGCCACTCGTCACGAGGGCCAGCACCCGATCGAGATCGAGGAGTGCGGCGTCCGCCGGAGCGAGGTCCGCGGCGACGAGGACGAACGGCTCCTCCGACTCGGGCGGACCGGGGACAGGCCGACCGAGCAACCGTGCGATGACCCGTTGCGAGACGTCACCGACGTCGGTCGCGCGCGCCGCCATCGGCTCCCCCAGGTTGAAGAGGACCTGCTGGACCGTCGCCAGGGCCTCGAACACGGCGCGCTCCGCGGAACGCCCCGCTGCGATGCGCGTCGCGACGTCCTCTGCCAGTGCCGGGTCGTCGGCCATGACCGCCTGCGCTTCGAGCACGTCCTGCGCATGTCCGCCGGCTCGTCGAGCCCGCTCCTCCAGGTCGACCCGCGTCGCGCTGAGCGCCGCGACGGCCCTGGCCTGTTCGAGCGTGACGTCCCCGCCGAACGGGTCGGCACTCGGTTCGGGCAACGGCTCCGGCATGCGGAGCACGGGACCGGCCACGACGCCGCGTCCGACGCCGGTGCCGGTGAACGTGCGTTGCCCCTCCGCCTCGCGCATGGTTCGACCCTAGTGCACCGCCTCTCCCCCGGTCCGGCCCGCTTGTAGGCTGGTCCGGTGACCAATCCGCGTGCGCCGAGGAAGGACTCCGCCGACGCGCCGGACGTCAGCACCACCCCCAGGGTGCGGCTCCAGCAGACGCCACCTCCGCTGGTGTTCCAATGGATCCAGAACAGCGAGAACCCGTTCATCCGACGACTCGCGCCCCGCGCGGCGAGAGCGGAGCGCGCCACGACGTGGGTCATGCGGTTGAAGCCCTATCGCGTCATCCATCGGTATCTCGCCATGGACGGCAACCTCCTGGCCGCCGGGATCAGCTTCCAGGCCGTCTTCGCCGTGTTCGCAGCGGTCTACGTCGGATTCGCCATCACCGGCATCTGGCTCGGTAGCAACGCCGAGGTCTTCCAAGCACTGGTGGAGATCATCAACCGCGCCGTCCCCGGCCTCATCGGCACCGACGGCGAAGGCATCATCGCCGAGGAGCAGCTGTCGAGCGCCTCCCTCCTCGGGTGGACCGGGGTCATCGCCGCCGTCGGACTCATCTGGACGGCGATCGGATGGTTGTACTACACCCGGCAGGCGGTCCGGTCGATCTTCGCGCTCCCGAAGGTCGCCGCGAGCTTCTTCCTGCTGAAGGTCGTCGACCTCGTGCTCGCGCTCGCCTTCGGCGTCCTCCTCCTCGTCTCCGCGACGCTGTCGGTCGCCAGCACCCAGGCGCTCAGCTGGCTGCTGTCGCTCGTCGGACTGGAGGGCACGTTCTGGGTGACCGTCGGCAGCCGGGTCGTCGGACTGGTCGTCGCGGTCGTCGTGAACCTCGTCACCCTCGGCGCCATGTACCGCGTGCTCAGCCGGATCCGGATCCCGTGGCGCAACCTCTTCGGCGGCGCGCTCCTCGGCAGTCTGGTGCTCTCGCTCCTGAGCGTCGCGAGCAGTGCGGTGATCGCCGGGGCCTCCCGGAACCCGTTGCTCGCGACCTTCGCGGTGTTCATCGGCCTCATGCTGTGGTTCAACCTCGTGAGCCGCGTCATCCTCGCCTCCGCCGCGTGGATTGCCGTGGGTCTCGACGACCAGGGCATCAGTGTGCACACGACGACACCGGAGGAGCAGGCGGCCGAAGAGCTGGCGGCCAGGAGACTGATCGCCGAGGCGGAACTGCGGGAGGCTCGCGAATCCCTCCGGCGCG from Plantibacter flavus includes these protein-coding regions:
- the ptsP gene encoding phosphoenolpyruvate--protein phosphotransferase, producing the protein MREAEGQRTFTGTGVGRGVVAGPVLRMPEPLPEPSADPFGGDVTLEQARAVAALSATRVDLEERARRAGGHAQDVLEAQAVMADDPALAEDVATRIAAGRSAERAVFEALATVQQVLFNLGEPMAARATDVGDVSQRVIARLLGRPVPGPPESEEPFVLVAADLAPADAALLDLDRVLALVTSGGSATSHTAILAREQSLIAVVGVAGAEQFEDGEIVLVDAGAGVVTGSPTKREVRSARSTAAERVRVSPRSPGELADGTPVPLLANLGSVAGAPGALALGAEGVGLFRTELLFLDRAEAPGVAEQADRYGELLAAFPGKRVVVRVFDAGADKPLAFLRPDDAEPNPALGVRGIRALRAHDEVLRDQLTALALAQDAHEADLWVMAPMIADLPEAAAFVTLAKRLGLRTVGAMIEVPSSALLAAQILGVADFVSIGTNDLTQYTLAADRLLGPLGSYQDPWHPAVLRLVKLVGDAGLASGRSIGVCGEAAADPALAVVLVGLGATSLSVTPAALGDVRSELRRYTLEAARAMAMDALSAASPAEARAAALA
- the sdhC gene encoding succinate dehydrogenase, cytochrome b556 subunit; the protein is MTASLTRTSPLESTTSKRPAGTLYRGREGMWSWVLHRITGVAIFFFLLVHVLDTALVRVSPEAYNAVIGTYKNPIMGLGEVALVAAIAYHAYNGIRIILIDFWSKGTKYQRPMFWIVIGLWVVTMLGFTPRHLINVFSEMGH
- a CDS encoding YihY/virulence factor BrkB family protein gives rise to the protein MTNPRAPRKDSADAPDVSTTPRVRLQQTPPPLVFQWIQNSENPFIRRLAPRAARAERATTWVMRLKPYRVIHRYLAMDGNLLAAGISFQAVFAVFAAVYVGFAITGIWLGSNAEVFQALVEIINRAVPGLIGTDGEGIIAEEQLSSASLLGWTGVIAAVGLIWTAIGWLYYTRQAVRSIFALPKVAASFFLLKVVDLVLALAFGVLLLVSATLSVASTQALSWLLSLVGLEGTFWVTVGSRVVGLVVAVVVNLVTLGAMYRVLSRIRIPWRNLFGGALLGSLVLSLLSVASSAVIAGASRNPLLATFAVFIGLMLWFNLVSRVILASAAWIAVGLDDQGISVHTTTPEEQAAEELAARRLIAEAELREARESLRRAKGPAVWFARRRVRHAEEASAELIRQHGEDPESPVADASDTPHRRRPGGRRGQGVVGPRD
- a CDS encoding succinate dehydrogenase iron-sulfur subunit, producing MSTATLENPPAAAPEEIQSFTVTLIIRRFDPDVDAEPRWEDFDVEMFPTDRILDALHKIKWEQDGTLTFRRSCAHGICGSDAMRINGRNRLACKTLIKDLDISKPIYVEAIKGLPLEKDLVVDMDPFFASFREVQPFLMPGKPAEKNKERVQSVAERARFDDTTKCILCAACTSSCPVFWTDGQYFGPAAIVNAHRFIFDSRDDASQVRLDILNDQEGVWRCRTTFNCTEACPRGIQVTQAIAEVKQAMISGKVS
- the sdhA gene encoding succinate dehydrogenase flavoprotein subunit, with product MTTETTESTVIDGIHYHQFDIVIVGAGGAGMRAAIEAGPGAKTAVISKLYPTRSHTGAAQGGMAAALANVEEDSWEWHTFDTIKGGDYLVDQDAAEILAKEAIDAVIDLENMGLPFNRTPEGKIDQRRFGGHTRDHGKAPVRRACYAADRTGHMILQTLFQNCVRLGINFFNEYYALDLIMTNVDGVDKPSGVVAYELSTGEIHVFQAKAVIFATGGFGKIYKTTSNAHTLTGDGVGIIWRKGLPLEDMEFFQFHPTGLAGLGILLTEGARGEGAILRNASGERFMERYAPTIKDLAPRDIVARCMVQEVAEGRGAGPNKDYVYLDCTHLGAEVLETKLPDITEFARTYLGVDPVTEPVPVMPTAHYAMGGIPTNVKAEVLSDNNTVVPGLYAAGECACVSVHGSNRLGTNSLLDINVFGKRAGNNAVEYVQSVDFTPLPENPAGFVSGLIEQMRNSNGTERISTIRKELQEEMDRNAQVFRTDESLAGVTATIHNLRERYQNIAVQDKGKRFNTDLLEAIELGFLLDLAEVVVYSARNRQESRGGHMRDDYPKRDDENYMKHTMAYLSGDPHSSDAADHIRLDWKPVVITRYQPMERKY
- a CDS encoding succinate dehydrogenase hydrophobic membrane anchor subunit, whose product is MTTIAAPRTPARPARRKGVNWEKWGWIYMRVSGVILLVLIFGHLFVNLMVGDGIKAIDFAFVGGKLSNPFWQWWDVAMLWLALIHGGNGMRTIVNDYATGRTIRGVLKVAILAAVTILIILGTLVVFTFDPCPAGAPADLLASFCPAN
- the corA gene encoding magnesium/cobalt transporter CorA; the protein is MAGRNVLGIPIPSFGSKQAPPVPVGPPDAADLDGRNSIVNACIYRHGSRSSTLTSLEDTFRALHETPDGVAWIGLYRPDAGELGVLAAEFGLHPLAVEDAITAHQRPKIERYDDVLFVVLRAANYVDETETVEFGELHVFVGPNFVITLRHAESPDLSHVRARMEQEHELLAYGPQAILYAIIDAVVDGYGPVVAGLSNDIDEIEEQVFVGESQVSRRIYQLSREVIAFERATHPLSDVMLSLEQGSAKYGVADELQRGLRDVADHLTSVNQRIDAYRELLRDILTVNSTLVGQRQNEEMAKMTEASLKQGDEVKKISSWAAILFGPSLIAGIYGMNFTHMPELSWWFGYPMALALMATTSVILYKVFKRRNWL